Within Epilithonimonas zeae, the genomic segment TCCGGAACAGAACTTCTTAAGCAAAGCCTTCAGTTGAAACCCGAAACCACATTTGTGATGATTTCCGGTCACGCAGATATTGATACTGCTGTCAGCTGTCTGAAAGAAGGCGCTTACGATTTCATCTCCAAACCTATTGATATCAACAGATTGATTACGAGTGTGAAAAATGCGCTTGATAAAGGCAATCTGCAGAAAGACAACTCCAATCTTAAGCAGGAAAACTCTCAGCTTAAGAAAAAAGTGAACAAAAAATATCAGATGATTGGCGAATCCTCTGCTCTGAAAAAGATTCAGGAAATCATTGATAAGGTAGCACTTTCCGACGCCAGAGTTTTGATTACAGGACCCAACGGAGCCGGTAAAGAATTGGTGGCGCACGCTATCCATTCACAAAGCGAACGTTCCAGAGGGCCAATGGTTGAAGTGAACTGCGCGGCGATTCCATCAGAATTGATTGAAAGTGAATTATTCGGTCACGTAAAAGGTTCTTTTACGGGCGCTATCAAAGATAAATCCGGAAAATTTGAACAAGCGAATGGCGGAACTATTTTCTTGGACGAGATTGGAGATATGAGCCTAGTTGCTCAGGCAAAAGTACTGAGAGCTTTACAGGAAAGTAAAGTTTCCCCTGTCGGAAGCGACAAAGAAATCAAAGTGGATGTGCGTGTTATCGCAGCAACAAATAAGAATTTGACTAACGAAATCGCACAAGGAAAATTCAGGGAAGATTTGTATCACAGGCTTTCTGTTATAGAAATCAACGTTCCATCTTTGAACGACAGGAAAGAAGATATTCCTTTGTTGGTAGAATATTTCACGCAATTGATTTCGAACGAAAATGGAACTTCGCCGAAGAAATTTGATGATAAATCTATCAAAGCTTTGCAGCAATTTGACTGGACTGGAAATATCAGAGAACTTAGAAACGTGGTTGAAAGATTAATCATCTTAGGTGCAGATCCTGTGACTGCTGATGACGTGGCGAGTTTTGTAAAGAAATGAGATTAAATAAATAAAAATATTTAACCGTCTCGTTCTTTTCAACGAGGCGGTTTTTTTTGAATAAAAATGAAAATTTTGCGATTATCACTTTTCTTTTAATAAAATTATATGAAATAAAATGAACTTTTTAAACAAACAATATACGCAGGAAGGTCTGAAGTTAGCACTTCCTGTAATGCTGACACAGGTTGGACAAGTTTCTGTAAACTTGTTCGATAACATTATCGTTGGTAAACTTTTAGGGGCTCAGGCTTTGGCTTCTGTATCTTTGGGAAATGCATTATTCTTTTCCATTTTCGTACTGGCCTTAGGATTTTCTTTCGCCATTCCGCCTTTGGTTTCGGAAGCTAATTCTCAGAAAAAACACGATGTAATTAATTCTGTTTTCAGACACGGATTTGTCATTAATCTCGGAATCGGAACATTACTGATGATTATTTTGTTATGCGGACTTCCATTGATTTATCATATGGATCAGCCTAAAGAAATTATCCCGAATACAATAAGTTTCCTTAGCATAATGGCATTTACAATGATCCCGTTTATGATGTTCCAGACTTTGAGAGAAGTTTCGGAAGGTTTGTCGTTTACAATTGGGGTAACCAAAGCCACCATTATTGCAAACATAATTAATATCGTCCTGAACTATGTCTTCATAAAAGGGATGTTTGGATTACCGGCAATGGGCGTTCAGGGTTCTGCATTAGCAACCTTGATTGCCAGAATATTTATGGTGGTTTTCTTGTATTTTGTTTTGGTAAAAGAGCCCAAAACAAGACGTTACATTAAAGAATTCTCTCTGAAAATCAGTCTTTTCACAAAGGAGATGTTCAACAAAATGTTCAAGCTTGGCTTACCTACAGCTCTTCAAATGTTCTTTGAGGTAACCGCTTTTGCCGCTGCTGCTTTCATTTGTGGATTGATAAGCTCTACGGATATTGCTTCGCATCAGATTGCGTTATCTATGGCTTCGTTTACATTCAATCTTTGTATTGGATTCAGTGTGGCTTCTACGGTTATGATTGGTAATAAAATGGGTGTTAAAGACTTTGACGGATTGAGAAAAATCGGGATTAATAATTTCAAATTAACCTTAATTTATATGGGCTTCTGTGGATTGATGTTTATTCTTTTCAGAAATGTTCTGCCCCACTTTTTCACAAAAGAAAGCGATGTTCTGGTCATCAACTTAGCTTCTAAACTGATGATTATTGCCGCACTTTTCCAATTGTCAGACGGAATTCAGGTGACAGCTTTAGGTTGTCTCAGAGGGATTCAGGATGTGAAAATCCCGAGTGTCATTACATTCTTAGCTTATTGGGTTTTCACAATTCCGGTTGGTTATCTTCTTTGTGTGACTTTGAAAATGGGAGCATTTGGAATGTGGATTGCGCTGGGAATCGGATTGACGATTTCTGCGATTCTTTTAGTGATTAGGTTTTTGAGGTTGAGCAAGAGGAAAGCTTTAGCTAATAATGGGGAATTAATTGCTAAATGATTCTTCATAAATCCCTCGCAGATTTAGCAAATTTTGCAGATTCCTTTTTTTAAATATCTGCTTTATCTGCCTAATCTGTGAGACTACTTTCACCAAAGTCAATTCATTAAGCTGATTATAATTTGTGACTTTACGTGAAAAACCTATTTTAAATTTTTAAATTTGCAACACAAAATTTCGAAATGAATATTAAACAAAATATACAGTCAAAAATAACCGAAATCATCGCTCAGCTCTACGGAATCGAAGGCGTAACGCTAGAAGTCCAGAAAAATAAAACCGAGTTTGAGGGAGATTTCACCATCGTTATTTTTCCTCTGGTGAAACAGGCGAAAAAAAGTCCGGATGTTATCGGAAACGAATTGGGTGAAGAAGTAAAAAATCAAATTGATTTTGTTAAAAACTTCAACGTGGTAAAGGGTTTTCTTAATTTGAAAATCAAAGATCAATTATTCGCTGAACAATTATCTGAAATCAGTAATGATTTTGATAACATAACGCCGAAAAATCAAACGGTAATGGTGGAATATTCTTCGCCAAACACCAACAAACCGCTCCATTTGGGACACATTAGAAATAATCTTCTCGGTTTTTCTGTTGCCGAAATTCTGAAAGCGGACGGCTATAATGTTATCAAATCTCAAATCATCAACGACCGTGGGATTCATATCTGCAAATCTATGTTGGCTTGGGAGAAATTCGGGAACGGAGAAACGCCGGAATCTACTGGCTTGAAAGGCGATAAATTGGTCGGAAACTATTACGTAGAATTTGATAAATTATATAAATCCGAAATCAAGGCAATGGTTGCTGACGGCATCGACGAAGAAACAGCGAAAAAACAAGCGCCATCTATCATTGAAGCGCAGGAAATGCTTTTGAAATGGGAACAAAACGACCCGGAAGTTCGCAAACTTTGGAAAATGATGAACGAATGGGTTTATGCAGGATTTAATCAAACTTATTCCAGATTGGGCGTTAATTTTGACCAGGTTCAGTATGAGAGCAATACTTATATTCTTGGAAAAGATTTGATTCAGAAAGGTTTACAAGATGGGATTCTTTATAAAAAAGAGGACGGTTCTGTTTGGTGCGACCTGACAGACGAAGGACTTGACCAAAAATTGTTGCTGCGTTCTGACGGAACTTCGGTTTATATGACTCAGGATTTGGGAACAGCTGTGGAGCGTTTCAAAGATAATGATATTCAAAAACTAATTTACACTGTTGGAAATGAGCAAGATTATCACTTCCAGGTTCTTTTCAAAATTTTGAAAAAATTGGGCTACGAATGGGCTGACCAGCTTTATCATTTATCTTACGGAATGGTAGAATTACCGGAAGGAAAAATGAAATCCCGTGAAGGAACAGTGGTTGACGCTGATGATTTGGTTCAGGAAATGTATCAAACTGCAAAGGAAAAATCACAGGAATTGGGCAAGTTAGAAAATTTGAGTGATGAAGAGAAAGAGCGTTCTTATGAAACTGTTGGATTGGGTGCTTTGAAATATTTTATCCTGAAAGTCGATCCGAAGAAAAAAATGCTTTTCAATCCTGCAGAAAGTATTGATTTTAATGGAAATACAGGACCTTTTATTCAATATACTTATGCGAGAATTCAGTCGCTTTTGGCTAAGGCTGATTATTCTGCCAAAGAAGATTTGGGGACATATCTTCCGAATGAAAACGAGAAGGATTTGATTATGCTTTTGTCCGAATCCAAAGATGTTGTGAGCAAAGCTGCGGAATCTCTAAGTCCGGCTCTGGTTGCAAATTATGTTTATGAATTAGTAAAAGCTTACAACTCTTTCTACCAAAACAATCCAATCTTGAATCAGGATGATGAGCAGGCAAAACAATTCCGTCTTCAGTTGTCTGACCTGGCTGGAAAAACAATTAAGAAATCGTTATCTATGTTAGGAATTAATGTAGTGAATAGAATGTAAAATTCGCTTTTAAATAAATTAAAACTCTGCTTTTGGGCGGAGTTTTTTTTGTTTCTACTCTTCCCTAACTGTATATTTTTCAAGAATATAATAAGTAAGCGGACGCAGATCACTTCCGTTTTCCGGATTGATTCCATTATCTGTAAAAAACTCTACTTCGTTCTGATACTTAGAATACCAAATATTTTTAATAGAACTAATTGTATCAGGCTGAGTTATCTTTTTGAAATTAGCCACTTTTTTAGGATCAATTGCAATTAAATTATTTTTAGTCTGATTACAATCTTCCGGAACATATTCTTTTCCATTCCAATACATACACTGCTTCGTTGCAGCTAATAATCCTAACCTATTTCGATTAGTTTCTATTTCTGGTTTCTTTTTATCTGCTTTATACATTTTATTTCCAACAAACAAACCGCCACAAAGAATTGCCCCAACGATTCCTAAGTTGCTATGTTTAGTCAAAAATTCCGGAATATTAAAAATAGGATTATTAGTTACTGTAATAAATATTTTAGAAAATTTCTCTGAAATCGATTCTTCATCATCGTTAATACTAACCTTTACTGTTGTTGACTCGCCAGTCGTTTTTGTTAATGTATAGTTCTTACAAAAATCATCGTAATCTTTATATCCCACATATTTACTTAATTGGTCCAATGTAATACCATCAATATAACGATCCTTATTTTTTTGAACTAAATCTGTATAATACCTTTCAAACATCTTATCTGTTTTTGCAGATCCAAATAAACCTTCAAAATGAGTACTAAGATATCCGGCAAGATAATTTTTGCTGACATTTTCTTTTCTCAACTCTTTTTCTGCTTGCTCAAAAGCTGTTTTAACTAAAGTTTTCTTCTTTTCATACATATACTTTAATTGAAGAATTAATTCCGTGTCCAAATTAGACAAATCCCTGTCTGAAAAATTACGGTTTTCCATAAAAATGATACAATCCATGTCCAAATCGTGTCCAGCTTCTGTCTAGGAAAAAAGACCCTATTTGATTGAAATTTGTAATCAGAAATCAGTGATAAACAAAACCTTACAAAAACAAAGTTACAAAACTGGTTTCAAAAAACAACCTGATAAGACGGAGGACAATCTCTGACTTGGGAAGCAGAAATTTCTCTTCCGTTTTTGAAGGTTACTTCCCAAAAATTTAAGAAGCGCTTCTTTTTTCAAAACTGTGTAAACCTGCTCGTGATCTGTTTCGCGGGGAAGAACACGAATGTCAATTTTTAAATTTTTAAAACAATGCTAAACTTACTTTTAATATTATTAGGATTGATTTCAAATCCTTCAGACTCGAATAATACGTATAATTGTGGAAGCGACGGGAATACTACTACAGCTTCAGCACCACAACCAAATCCAGGTGATACGGGTGGAGATGAAGGACATACTCCGAGAAAATAATTATTAAGGCAGTAAACGTTTACTGCCTTTTTGTTATATTTAAAAATTTCAACAAATGATACAATTACTTTTAATTTTATTAGGATTGGTTTCAAATCCTTCTAATCAAATTTCAACCAATGACGGAAATTCCACTATCTCAACCCAACAGTCTCTTGTGGGCGATACGGGTGGAGAAGATGGACATATCCCAATTAAAAAATAATTTATTTTAATAAGCGAAATTATATAGTTTCGCTTATTTTTTTTAATTTCGGGATAAACTAATAATCTTGAAAAGTTATATTTTTTTTCTATTTGTATTCATTTATTCTTGTTCAGAGAAAACATTTTCCGATACAAAACCTGTCAATAATTTTTACGAAAAAGCTTGGGAATATCTTGACAAAAGAGAAAACATAAACGCTTTTATTGAGTTTGAAAAAGCAAAAGATTATTTTCTGAAAGAAAGAGACAGCTTTGGAATAGGAAAATGTTTAATGAATATGGCAATCATTCAAGAGAAAATGGGAGATGGTTTTGGCAGTCAGGAAACTGCTATAAATGCTTTATCTTATTTTAATGAGAAAAATATTGGCCATCAAGATTATCTATCAACAAACTATAACACTTTAGGAATTACGGCCAGCAAATTAAAAAACTATAATAATGCTGTAAAATTCTATAAAAAGGCATTGAGTTTTACCACAAATCTACAGGACAAAATAATTTACCAAAATAATTTAGCAAATAATTACACCAAGAATAAAAATTATCATCAAGCCATAAAGATATTCAGTAATACGTTAAAAATTGACAATCATAAAGATGTTAATTATGCAAGAACATTAACAAATTTAGCAAAAACAAAATGGCTTCAAAACCCCAGTTATAATCCAGTTACAGATTTTCAGAAAGCATTAAAAATTAGACTAAAAGAAAAAGACCTATGGGGATTGAATTCGAGTTATGCACATCTAGCAGATTATTATTCAAATAATAAAACGGATTCAGCATTATTTTATGCTAAAAAAATGTATTCTGTTGCCAAAGAATTAAAAAGTCCGGATGATCAGATTGAAGCTTTACAAAAATTAATTTTTCTAGAAAATCCTCAAAACTCAAAAAGATATTTTACCGTTTATCAAAAACTAAATGATAGTCTTCAAACCGCAAGAAATAAAGCTAAGAATCAATTTGCTCTCATCCGATATGAAACTGAAAAAAACAAAGCTGATTTTCTGAAGGCAAAAGCTGAAAGTGCCGAGCGACAAAATCATATTATTCAGCAATATATTGTGATTGGCATCGTAATATCATTATTGATTTTATCAACTTATATATTCAAAAGAAGACAGAAAAGACTTCAGCAAGAAAAACTCTTAGAAGTAAAAAACACAGAACTAAAAATCTCCAAAAAAGTCCACGACAAAGTTGCCAACAGAATTTATCAATTGATGTCACAAGTTGAAAATACAGAAATAATTGATAAAGATTCTCTTCTGTTCGGATTGGAAAATGCGTACGAAACTTCCAGAGATATCTCTTATGAAAATAAAGACATCAACGAAAATCAAAGTTTTTCTGAACAGCTTTATAATATGCTGAATTCTTATTCTTCAGACGCTGTGAAATTTATTCCCATCGGAAATAATGAAAAACTCTGGGAAGGTGTCAGTTTTCAGAATAAAACAGAAATTTACCTGGTTCTTCAGGAATTGATGACGAATATGAAAAAGCATAGCCAAGCGAATATCGTTTCCATTAAATTTTCTAAAGACAATTCGAGAATAAATATCTCATATACAGACAATGGAATAGGAATTAAGAAACTTTCTCCAAAAAATGGTCTGCAAAATATGGAAAACCGTATTAATGCTATCAAAGGAACAATTATTTTTGACACAGAAACAAATAATCTATTGAAAATCAACATTTCATTTCCAGTCTAAAATAATACCTATGTTTACAAAAATTCTTATTGCCGAAGATTACGAAAGTTCTAATATATCTGTCCAAAAAGCATTAGAAGACTTAAAAATTGCCAATCCAAAATATGTAAATTATTGCGATGATGCATTTAGCAGAATCAAAATGAGTTTACAAGAAAACAATCCCTTCGAACTACTGATTACAGACCTTTCCTTTGATGAGGATCACAGAGAACAGAATCTTAAAAATGGTCAACAGCTTATTTCTGCAGCAAGAGAACTTCAACCAAATCTGAAAATTATTGTTTTCTCCGTTGAAAAAAAGGAAGTTATTATTGAGAAACTTTTCAAGGAACAGCAAATCAATGGTTATGTAAAAAAAGGCAGAGAAGACGTCAAAGATTTGAAAAAAGGAATAAGAGCGGTTTATAACAATGAAAAATATATTTCTTATGATTTGAAAACGAACAGCTCTGAAAGAAATTCTTTCGAATTCTCTGAATATGACATTCTAATCGTTTCTTTATTAGCTAACGGCATTCTCCTTAAAAACATACCTGATTATTTGAAAGAAAATAACATCAAACCGGCAAGCATGAGCGCTGTTGAAAAAAGATTAAAAGAAATTAAAGAATCTTTGGATATCAATAGCAACGAACAGTTGATTGCTTTTTGCAAAGATTTTGGGATTATCTAATCTACTATAATAATCACTTTTAATTAAAAACTTTCAAATTGATTTTGAAAGTTTTTTTGTTTTTACGGATTTCCGTAAAAAAAGAATTTGAGACAGGGCTACTTTTGGATTGTTAAACAAGTAAAAAAATAACAATGGGAAAATTCATAATTACAAAAAGAAAAGACGGAGAATATCAATTCAATTTGAAAGCTGGTAACGGAGAAATCATCCTAACAAGTGAAGGTTACAACACAAAAGCTGGCTGTAAAAACGGAATAGAATCCGTAAAAATTAATTCACAAATCGATTCAAGATTTGAAAGAAGAACTTCGACAAACTATAAAGATTACTTTGTTCTGAAAGACGGGAATGGAGAAATAATAGGCAAAAGTCAATTATATTCTACAAAACAAGGAATGGAAAACGGAATTGCTTCTGTAAAACAAAATGCACCAGTCGCAGAAACTATTGACGAAACAAATTAATAACTATGGAACTCAAATTAAAACTAGAGCAACTGCATCAACGTGTCAATGGACTCAAAGACCAAATACAAACCGAAGAAGCAACAAAAACAGCTTTTGTAATGCCTTTTATCCAGATTCTTGGTTATGATATTTTCAATCCTACAGAAGTAATCCCGGAATTCATTGCGGACATTGGAACCAAGAAAGGCGAGAAAGTAGATTTTGTTGTAAAGAAGGATAACGAACCAATTCTAATTATAGAGTGTAAAAGTTGGAAAGAAAATGCGGATGCGCACAATTCTCAGCTTCATCGGTATTATCACGTTTCCAAAGCCCGATTTGGAGTTTTGACTAATGGAATCATTTACAATTTCTACACTGATTTGGAGAAGCCAAACATTATGGATGAAAAACCATTTTTCACAATCAATCTTGATGATTTGAAAGACAGTTCCATCAAAGTTCTTGAGAGTTTTACAAAGTCAGGTTACAACCTTGAATCGATTTTGGACTCTGCGGAAGCTCTGAAATATATCAAAGCCATAAGAAAAGAATTCGAAAAAGAAATTGAAACCCCTTCTGATGAAATCGTAAGATTATTGGTCAATCGATTTTTTGAGAGACCACTAACAGCAAATAGAATGGTTGCTTTTAAAGAATATACCAAAAGAGCTTTAAGCCTATCAATTTCAGAATCTATTAGTTCCCGTTTAAAATCTGCTTTGGTTATTAATGATAATATCGAGACAGAAAAAACAACTGTTTCTACGACAAACATTGATCAGAATAATGAGACTTCAAAAGTTATCACTACAGATGAAGAATTAGAAGCTTTTCAAATTGTAAAAGCCATTTTACGCGAGAAGATCTCTGCTGAAAGAATTGCTTACAGAGACACACAATCTTATTTCGGGATTCTGTTGGATGACAATAATAGAAAGCCAATTTGCAGATTTCATTTCGGAGCTAATAGAAAATTAATTGAGTTATTCCATAACGGGAAAGATTCTGGAGAGAAAATGAATCTTGGTTCTCTAGACGAGATTTATAATCACAGAAGCGAACTTCATCAAACCATTGAAAATTATAATTAAACGACTATGAAAAAACTACTTTTTACTTTATTGACATTAGGATTATTAATCCCAACAACTTACGAAGCTTCAGCAAAAAATTATTCAAATACAGAATTTTTTGCTAAAAGACAGAAGAAGAAAAAATCTTCTAAAAAGAAAAAAACATCAAAATCGTACTCAAAGAAAAATAGCTGTACATACAACGGTTATCCGTTAGAAGTGGGACCAAGAGGCGGATGCTATTATTGGTCAGGAAACAGCAAAGAATATGTGGACAGAAGCTACTGTTCAGGATGTAATTAGGTTTTTAACACTTTAGAATTTGACTATGAAAAAAATAATTTTATTTTTTATAATCTGTTTATCATTTAATTCCTGTTCTAGAAGCGGAGATTCAGATGGAGATTCAAACAGAAGATGTACTTATAATGGACACACATTATATGTAGGAGAAAAAGGTGGCTGCTATTATTTATCCTCTGGCGGAAATAAGGAATATGTAGACAAGAGCTATTGCTCAGGATGTAATTAGCGATGGAAGCAAATAATTCTAAAAATTTCAAACGATTAGAAATTATCTACAAAACTTTTTTTTCTTTTTGTGCACTTTGCTGTTTTTTCGCTATTCTTCCTTTGCCACTATCATATTACACATTTCTTAGAATCATCGTTTTCATTGCATCAGGAATTGTGGTTTATTATTTCGGGAGACAGAAAGAATATCATTGGTTAATTGTTTTCGGAATCATCTTGATTTTATTCAATCCGATTTTTCCCATTCATCTTTATCTCAAAAGTCTCTGGATTCCGATTGACATTGTAACGGGGATTTTATTCTTGCTACTGGTCGTCATCAGATTAAAAAAGAAAGAACCACCTCAGGAAATCATCCCGGAAAAACCGACTCCAAAAAAAACATTCAGCAGGGACAGAATCATTAGAACTTCATCAAAAAACAATAATAACAATGAATGAAATTATAGAACCAACCGAAAACCTTAAAGCCCATTTTTTAAGGCTTTATCAAATGGCACTTTGTGATGACAATTTTAGTCCACTTGAACTGAAAGCGCTTTACAAATCGGCCGAAGAAAGAGGGATATCTCCTAAAAAATTAGACGAAATCCTTTTGAATCCTATCAATTCAAAAATCGTGATACCTGAAAATATCGAAGAAAAAATCGATTATCTCTACGATTTAACAGTAATGATCTGGGCTGATGGAATTGTTTCTTCCAACGAGAGAACTTCCTTGGAAAAATACGTCCTGATGTTCGGATTTATGGAAGAAAATGTATTACAAATCGTGGATTATCTCATAGATTCTGTAAAAGAAGGAAAAAGTAAAACTGACATTTTTAACGATTTAAAAAACTAAATTATGACCAGTAATATCAAAAACATTTTCAGGCTGAAACCTGTTGCAGTTGAGAAAGAAGAATCTCTTCT encodes:
- a CDS encoding energy-coupling factor transporter transmembrane protein EcfT, producing MEANNSKNFKRLEIIYKTFFSFCALCCFFAILPLPLSYYTFLRIIVFIASGIVVYYFGRQKEYHWLIVFGIILILFNPIFPIHLYLKSLWIPIDIVTGILFLLLVVIRLKKKEPPQEIIPEKPTPKKTFSRDRIIRTSSKNNNNNE
- a CDS encoding type I restriction endonuclease, with the translated sequence MELKLKLEQLHQRVNGLKDQIQTEEATKTAFVMPFIQILGYDIFNPTEVIPEFIADIGTKKGEKVDFVVKKDNEPILIIECKSWKENADAHNSQLHRYYHVSKARFGVLTNGIIYNFYTDLEKPNIMDEKPFFTINLDDLKDSSIKVLESFTKSGYNLESILDSAEALKYIKAIRKEFEKEIETPSDEIVRLLVNRFFERPLTANRMVAFKEYTKRALSLSISESISSRLKSALVINDNIETEKTTVSTTNIDQNNETSKVITTDEELEAFQIVKAILREKISAERIAYRDTQSYFGILLDDNNRKPICRFHFGANRKLIELFHNGKDSGEKMNLGSLDEIYNHRSELHQTIENYN
- a CDS encoding response regulator, which encodes MFTKILIAEDYESSNISVQKALEDLKIANPKYVNYCDDAFSRIKMSLQENNPFELLITDLSFDEDHREQNLKNGQQLISAARELQPNLKIIVFSVEKKEVIIEKLFKEQQINGYVKKGREDVKDLKKGIRAVYNNEKYISYDLKTNSSERNSFEFSEYDILIVSLLANGILLKNIPDYLKENNIKPASMSAVEKRLKEIKESLDINSNEQLIAFCKDFGII
- a CDS encoding YegP family protein, with amino-acid sequence MGKFIITKRKDGEYQFNLKAGNGEIILTSEGYNTKAGCKNGIESVKINSQIDSRFERRTSTNYKDYFVLKDGNGEIIGKSQLYSTKQGMENGIASVKQNAPVAETIDETN
- a CDS encoding sigma-54-dependent transcriptional regulator, with the protein product MQKILIVEDEKAISGVLHSILSDELPEYQFEIAEDGFEGFKFIEKEDFALVISDIKMPKISGTELLKQSLQLKPETTFVMISGHADIDTAVSCLKEGAYDFISKPIDINRLITSVKNALDKGNLQKDNSNLKQENSQLKKKVNKKYQMIGESSALKKIQEIIDKVALSDARVLITGPNGAGKELVAHAIHSQSERSRGPMVEVNCAAIPSELIESELFGHVKGSFTGAIKDKSGKFEQANGGTIFLDEIGDMSLVAQAKVLRALQESKVSPVGSDKEIKVDVRVIAATNKNLTNEIAQGKFREDLYHRLSVIEINVPSLNDRKEDIPLLVEYFTQLISNENGTSPKKFDDKSIKALQQFDWTGNIRELRNVVERLIILGADPVTADDVASFVKK
- a CDS encoding tetratricopeptide repeat-containing sensor histidine kinase; amino-acid sequence: MKSYIFFLFVFIYSCSEKTFSDTKPVNNFYEKAWEYLDKRENINAFIEFEKAKDYFLKERDSFGIGKCLMNMAIIQEKMGDGFGSQETAINALSYFNEKNIGHQDYLSTNYNTLGITASKLKNYNNAVKFYKKALSFTTNLQDKIIYQNNLANNYTKNKNYHQAIKIFSNTLKIDNHKDVNYARTLTNLAKTKWLQNPSYNPVTDFQKALKIRLKEKDLWGLNSSYAHLADYYSNNKTDSALFYAKKMYSVAKELKSPDDQIEALQKLIFLENPQNSKRYFTVYQKLNDSLQTARNKAKNQFALIRYETEKNKADFLKAKAESAERQNHIIQQYIVIGIVISLLILSTYIFKRRQKRLQQEKLLEVKNTELKISKKVHDKVANRIYQLMSQVENTEIIDKDSLLFGLENAYETSRDISYENKDINENQSFSEQLYNMLNSYSSDAVKFIPIGNNEKLWEGVSFQNKTEIYLVLQELMTNMKKHSQANIVSIKFSKDNSRINISYTDNGIGIKKLSPKNGLQNMENRINAIKGTIIFDTETNNLLKINISFPV
- the argS gene encoding arginine--tRNA ligase, whose product is MNIKQNIQSKITEIIAQLYGIEGVTLEVQKNKTEFEGDFTIVIFPLVKQAKKSPDVIGNELGEEVKNQIDFVKNFNVVKGFLNLKIKDQLFAEQLSEISNDFDNITPKNQTVMVEYSSPNTNKPLHLGHIRNNLLGFSVAEILKADGYNVIKSQIINDRGIHICKSMLAWEKFGNGETPESTGLKGDKLVGNYYVEFDKLYKSEIKAMVADGIDEETAKKQAPSIIEAQEMLLKWEQNDPEVRKLWKMMNEWVYAGFNQTYSRLGVNFDQVQYESNTYILGKDLIQKGLQDGILYKKEDGSVWCDLTDEGLDQKLLLRSDGTSVYMTQDLGTAVERFKDNDIQKLIYTVGNEQDYHFQVLFKILKKLGYEWADQLYHLSYGMVELPEGKMKSREGTVVDADDLVQEMYQTAKEKSQELGKLENLSDEEKERSYETVGLGALKYFILKVDPKKKMLFNPAESIDFNGNTGPFIQYTYARIQSLLAKADYSAKEDLGTYLPNENEKDLIMLLSESKDVVSKAAESLSPALVANYVYELVKAYNSFYQNNPILNQDDEQAKQFRLQLSDLAGKTIKKSLSMLGINVVNRM
- a CDS encoding MATE family efflux transporter is translated as MNFLNKQYTQEGLKLALPVMLTQVGQVSVNLFDNIIVGKLLGAQALASVSLGNALFFSIFVLALGFSFAIPPLVSEANSQKKHDVINSVFRHGFVINLGIGTLLMIILLCGLPLIYHMDQPKEIIPNTISFLSIMAFTMIPFMMFQTLREVSEGLSFTIGVTKATIIANIINIVLNYVFIKGMFGLPAMGVQGSALATLIARIFMVVFLYFVLVKEPKTRRYIKEFSLKISLFTKEMFNKMFKLGLPTALQMFFEVTAFAAAAFICGLISSTDIASHQIALSMASFTFNLCIGFSVASTVMIGNKMGVKDFDGLRKIGINNFKLTLIYMGFCGLMFILFRNVLPHFFTKESDVLVINLASKLMIIAALFQLSDGIQVTALGCLRGIQDVKIPSVITFLAYWVFTIPVGYLLCVTLKMGAFGMWIALGIGLTISAILLVIRFLRLSKRKALANNGELIAK